The Euphorbia lathyris chromosome 8, ddEupLath1.1, whole genome shotgun sequence genome has a window encoding:
- the LOC136203096 gene encoding uncharacterized protein, whose protein sequence is MASTTFANSLLPSASTAVTSRPTSNNALIPSRISFSGSGSHLFSTQLKNQKSLSCFTVYNSLDAAAAAAKDPKEETPIELRYAAYPTVMDINQIREILPHRFPFLLVDRVIEYNPGVSAVAIKNVTINDNFFPGHFPERPIMPGVLMVEALAQVGGIVMLQPEVGGSRENFFFAGIDKVRFRKPVIAGDTLVMRMTLTKLQKRFGIAKMDGKAYVGGEVVCEGEFLMAMG, encoded by the exons atGGCAAGCACAACTTTTGCTAATTCACTTCTTCCTTCTGCTTCTACTGCTGTTACCTCCCGACCCACTTCAAATAATGCCTTGATTCCCTCTCGAATTTCATTTTCCGGCTCTGGATCTCATTTATTTTCTACTCAGTTGAAAAATCAGAAGAGTTTATCCTGTTTTACTGTCTATAATTCTCTtgatgctgctgctgctgctgctaaAGACCCAAAAGAAGAGACTCCAATTGAGCTCA GATATGCAGCTTATCCTACTGTTATGGATATTAACCAGATTCGTGAGATTTTACCCCATCG gtttccctttcttcttgtgGATAGAGTGATTGAATACAATCCAGGAGTTTCGGCTGTTGCTATCAAGAATGTCACTATAAATGACAATTTTTTCCCTGGACATTTTCCTGAGAGACCAATTATGCCTGGTGTTCTCATGGTTGAG GCACTGGCTCAAGTTGGTGGCATAGTTATGCTGCAACCAGAAGTTGGAGGTTCTCGTGAGAATTTCTTCTTTGCTGGAATCGACAAAGTAAGATTTAGAAAACCAGTGATCGCAGGCGACACCTTGGTTATGAGAATGACACTTACAAAGCTACAAAAACGGTTCGGAATAGCAAAGATGGACGGAAAGGCTTACGTAGGTGGTGAGGTAGTTTGTGAAGGCGAGTTTTTGATGGCTATGGGGTAG